In the Candidatus Omnitrophota bacterium genome, one interval contains:
- a CDS encoding TraR/DksA family transcriptional regulator: MPENNKKLDKKQMDDFRKQLQKMKEDILHDIKNMSQVRSGTDKDNSDVSGHALHMADVATDMYDREFSLGLASNDRELLFKLQSALKRVDDNTFGACRHCQKPIPLIRLKAIPYTETCLKCQEELEKKTPR; this comes from the coding sequence ATGCCAGAAAACAACAAGAAGTTGGACAAGAAGCAGATGGACGATTTCCGTAAACAGCTTCAGAAGATGAAGGAAGACATCCTGCATGACATCAAGAACATGTCCCAGGTCCGCAGTGGAACGGACAAGGACAACAGCGACGTTTCCGGCCATGCCCTGCACATGGCGGACGTGGCCACGGACATGTATGACCGGGAATTCAGTCTCGGACTGGCCTCCAACGACCGCGAGCTTCTTTTCAAACTTCAGTCCGCGCTCAAGCGCGTGGACGACAACACGTTCGGCGCCTGCCGGCATTGCCAAAAACCGATTCCGCTGATCCGGTTGAAGGCGATTCCCTACACCGAGACGTGCCTGAAATGCCAGGAAGAGCTGGAGAAGAAAACACCCCGTTAA
- a CDS encoding isoprenylcysteine carboxylmethyltransferase family protein, translated as MIERDNDKIRIKIDALVITSTLVVLGFLILKFPRLFLQSEGVSEFLDLFGFFILLLGIFFRMAARGYKKVHSRDSKALVQGGPYAVTRNPMYLGTLLIGSGLMLIGFPFWCLGIFIGAFYLRFRIQVGKEEDYLLEMFGDAYADYFRRVPRFLPRFSTLRSLRIQELFQWKYFWITQEKQCLFYLPVVAVALELIEEGLVSKDLLIWKEGIVFGLDFLILLFLLLLLKERDPLSGPGAPGKG; from the coding sequence ATGATTGAGCGGGATAACGACAAAATCCGGATCAAGATCGACGCCCTGGTCATTACCTCAACGCTGGTTGTCCTCGGGTTCCTGATCTTGAAGTTCCCCCGCCTGTTCCTTCAGAGTGAAGGGGTGAGTGAATTCCTGGATTTGTTCGGATTTTTTATCCTCCTTTTGGGGATCTTCTTCCGGATGGCGGCCCGGGGGTATAAAAAGGTCCATTCCCGTGACAGCAAAGCGCTGGTCCAGGGAGGGCCGTATGCCGTTACGCGCAATCCGATGTATCTTGGGACCCTGCTGATCGGTTCGGGGCTGATGCTGATCGGGTTCCCGTTCTGGTGTCTGGGGATTTTTATCGGCGCTTTTTATCTGCGGTTCCGCATCCAGGTGGGCAAGGAAGAGGATTATTTGCTGGAGATGTTCGGGGACGCTTACGCGGACTACTTTCGCCGCGTCCCGAGGTTTTTGCCGAGGTTTTCAACGCTCCGCAGTTTGCGCATCCAGGAGTTGTTCCAATGGAAGTATTTTTGGATCACGCAGGAAAAGCAGTGCCTGTTTTACCTGCCGGTGGTCGCGGTGGCCCTGGAGTTGATTGAAGAAGGCCTGGTCTCGAAAGATCTTTTGATCTGGAAAGAGGGCATCGTCTTCGGCCTGGATTTTCTCATCCTGCTTTTTCTTCTGTTGCTTTTGAAAGAGAGGGACCCTCTCTCCGGCCCGGGCGCTCCGGGAAAAGGATGA
- the lspA gene encoding signal peptidase II — MMRESTSPSRFPRVLEPAAAWLRGFDRSRMDIVLSLLTVTVVIVLDRLTKALFMGLLLEGESLPVIRNVFHMTLIHNTGIAFGLFKNQGFVFIIIPVIAIILLGYNIYYFKCNNEKLSRTYILGFSLILGGAMGNLVDRILYGYVIDFIDFRVWPVFNIADTAITIGAVIIAFNFIPLKAK, encoded by the coding sequence ATGATGAGAGAATCGACATCCCCCAGCCGTTTCCCCCGGGTCTTGGAACCGGCGGCGGCCTGGCTCCGCGGGTTTGACCGTTCCCGGATGGACATCGTCCTGTCCCTGCTGACCGTGACCGTGGTCATTGTTCTGGACCGGCTGACCAAGGCCCTGTTCATGGGGCTCCTTCTGGAAGGGGAATCCCTGCCGGTGATCCGCAACGTTTTTCACATGACCCTGATCCACAACACGGGCATCGCCTTCGGTCTTTTCAAGAACCAGGGCTTTGTGTTCATCATTATCCCCGTGATCGCCATCATCCTGCTCGGCTACAACATCTATTATTTCAAATGCAACAATGAAAAACTGAGCCGGACGTACATCCTGGGCTTTTCGCTGATCCTCGGCGGGGCCATGGGGAACCTGGTGGACCGCATCCTGTACGGGTACGTGATCGATTTTATCGACTTCCGCGTGTGGCCGGTGTTCAATATCGCGGACACGGCGATCACCATCGGCGCGGTCATCATCGCTTTCAATTTCATCCCGCTCAAGGCGAAGTAG
- the lgt gene encoding prolipoprotein diacylglyceryl transferase, producing the protein MHPILLKIGPVSLFSYGLMLAVAALTCAWLLSRDARKHGIPSETIYDLMFWLVLSGIAGARILYVVLHWEQFSGRPLEILMVQSGGLSFQGGFLAAAAAGAWYVRRQKLPILFMLDLMAPYIALGHAIGRIGCFLNGCCYGRPASWGIYFPVHGARLQPTQLYDTAELFLVFLILRFSQKRSQVRGEVFALYMALAGLQRFINEFFRGDHEHLMVEAVGLSVYQVFSLAIFAAGLAAWLVLRKSRPQKKA; encoded by the coding sequence ATGCATCCGATCCTCCTCAAAATCGGTCCTGTGTCGTTGTTCTCCTACGGACTGATGCTGGCCGTCGCCGCCCTGACGTGCGCCTGGCTGTTGAGCCGGGACGCCCGCAAGCACGGCATCCCCTCCGAAACCATTTATGATCTCATGTTCTGGCTGGTCCTGTCCGGGATCGCCGGCGCGCGGATCCTTTACGTCGTTCTCCATTGGGAGCAGTTTTCCGGACGGCCGCTGGAGATCCTGATGGTGCAGAGCGGCGGCCTGTCGTTCCAGGGCGGTTTTCTCGCGGCCGCGGCTGCCGGGGCGTGGTATGTCCGTCGGCAGAAACTGCCGATCCTGTTCATGCTGGACCTGATGGCCCCGTACATCGCGCTCGGCCACGCCATCGGCCGCATCGGATGTTTTTTAAACGGCTGTTGTTATGGCCGGCCGGCGTCCTGGGGGATCTATTTCCCGGTGCACGGCGCGCGGCTCCAGCCCACCCAGCTCTACGACACCGCGGAATTGTTTTTGGTTTTTTTGATCCTGCGGTTTTCCCAGAAACGGTCGCAGGTCCGCGGCGAGGTTTTCGCCCTTTACATGGCCCTGGCCGGCCTGCAGAGATTCATCAACGAGTTTTTCCGCGGAGACCACGAGCACCTGATGGTCGAAGCCGTCGGGTTGAGCGTTTATCAGGTCTTCAGCCTGGCGATCTTCGCCGCAGGGCTCGCGGCCTGGCTGGTTTTGCGCAAATCCCGCCCGCAGAAAAAGGCGTGA
- a CDS encoding endonuclease/exonuclease/phosphatase family protein translates to MIFKTTFVDRLFLYGGITLFLGLFGRWHWFLDIFSHFRVQQLILLAVFAALMALRKKWGRAAMTVLLIAVFGVPLLPYVPRGNPSGGVPDRSLSVLYINVNFYNKKFSQVLGLVRDKDPDVLVLSEINEPWDEALRRDLRGYPFGKVSIRQDNFGLALFSKIPLQNLEMWSLGEAQVPSFRGEFSREGKEYTLWATHPLPPVGPEYWRMRNEQIRLLREELDLDPRAKIVVGDLNAAPWCFAFAVAKGRDLRDAAEGKGVHFSWPSFWPGLLRVPLDHVLVSRDIPVKEYRVQRDIGSDHLPVFVRLEI, encoded by the coding sequence ATGATTTTTAAAACAACTTTTGTCGACCGCCTGTTCCTTTACGGCGGGATCACGCTGTTCCTGGGACTGTTCGGCCGGTGGCACTGGTTTTTGGACATCTTCAGCCATTTCCGCGTCCAGCAGTTGATCCTTCTCGCGGTCTTCGCGGCGCTCATGGCGCTGAGAAAGAAATGGGGACGCGCGGCCATGACGGTTTTGCTCATCGCCGTGTTCGGCGTTCCGCTCCTGCCGTATGTTCCTCGGGGGAATCCGTCCGGCGGCGTTCCGGACCGCTCTTTGTCCGTTCTGTATATCAACGTCAATTTTTACAACAAGAAATTCAGCCAGGTCCTGGGGCTTGTCCGCGACAAAGATCCGGATGTCCTTGTTTTGAGCGAGATCAACGAACCGTGGGACGAGGCGCTGCGGCGCGATCTGCGCGGGTATCCGTTCGGGAAGGTCAGCATCCGGCAGGACAATTTCGGCCTGGCGCTGTTTTCCAAAATCCCTTTACAGAACCTGGAGATGTGGTCCCTGGGAGAGGCCCAGGTCCCGTCGTTCCGGGGAGAATTCTCGCGGGAGGGGAAGGAATACACGCTCTGGGCGACGCATCCGCTTCCTCCGGTGGGCCCGGAGTACTGGCGGATGCGCAACGAGCAGATCCGGCTTTTGAGGGAGGAACTGGACCTGGATCCCCGGGCGAAGATCGTTGTCGGGGACCTGAACGCGGCGCCGTGGTGCTTCGCGTTTGCCGTTGCCAAAGGCCGGGACCTGAGAGACGCCGCCGAAGGGAAAGGCGTTCATTTTTCCTGGCCGTCGTTTTGGCCGGGGCTCCTTCGCGTGCCGCTGGATCATGTTCTGGTCAGCCGGGACATTCCGGTGAAGGAATACCGGGTTCAGCGGGACATCGGTTCCGATCATCTGCCGGTTTTCGTCCGGCTGGAGATATAG
- the proC gene encoding pyrroline-5-carboxylate reductase codes for MKTIGIIGGGNMGAAIAGRIRGAFKVVVCEQDAGRRASLKRKFKTVFKDLPELVKVSDAIIVAVKPQDIEGVLSAMKQAGADKKLVISIAAGITTAYLERRLGPGSRVVRTMPNMPAMIGEGVTAVAGGRRASKADVAKTLKIFSRVGETVVIGEKGMDAVTAVSGSGPAYVFLFAEILRDAALSLGLDARVSEKLVTSTLLGSAHLLAGQKDDPSALRARVTSKGGTTQAATDVFMKHRIGGIFQEALTAARDRARKLAKK; via the coding sequence ATGAAGACGATCGGCATCATCGGTGGGGGGAACATGGGGGCGGCGATCGCGGGCCGGATCCGCGGGGCGTTTAAGGTCGTGGTCTGCGAGCAGGACGCCGGCCGCCGCGCGTCGTTGAAGAGAAAATTTAAGACCGTTTTCAAAGACCTGCCGGAACTCGTCAAGGTTTCGGACGCGATCATCGTCGCGGTCAAGCCGCAGGACATCGAGGGCGTTCTGTCCGCCATGAAACAGGCGGGAGCCGACAAGAAATTGGTGATCTCGATCGCCGCCGGTATCACGACCGCGTATCTGGAGCGCCGGCTCGGGCCCGGGAGCCGCGTCGTCCGCACCATGCCCAACATGCCGGCCATGATCGGCGAGGGCGTCACGGCCGTGGCCGGGGGACGCCGGGCTTCGAAAGCGGATGTCGCGAAAACTTTGAAGATTTTTAGCCGCGTGGGAGAGACCGTTGTCATCGGCGAAAAGGGAATGGACGCCGTCACCGCCGTGTCCGGCAGCGGCCCGGCGTATGTCTTTTTGTTCGCGGAGATCTTGCGCGATGCCGCGCTGTCGCTGGGCCTTGACGCGCGGGTCAGTGAAAAACTGGTGACGTCGACGCTTTTGGGCAGCGCTCATCTTCTGGCGGGGCAGAAGGACGATCCGTCCGCCCTGAGGGCCAGAGTCACGTCCAAGGGCGGCACCACCCAGGCCGCGACGGATGTTTTCATGAAACACCGGATCGGCGGGATTTTTCAGGAAGCGCTGACAGCCGCGCGGGACAGAGCCAGAAAATTGGCGAAGAAATAA
- the ileS gene encoding isoleucine--tRNA ligase produces MDYQKTVNLPQTAFAMKAGLAQKEPLILEKWVKEGLWTRIREKSKGKPQYTLHDGPPYANGNIHIGHALNKILKDMIVKMKTMQGFDSWYVPGWDCHGLPIEHQLLKEQKKRKSDVDGPQFRKDAHAYAMKYVGIQRDQFKRLGVFGDWDNPYLTLAPEYEYWILDSLARLTREEYVYRGLKPVNWCFDCETALAEAEVEYENHTSPSVYVKFKVNNPEKAWGHQFSKPVYLLVWTTTPWTLLANVAVAVHPNYEYMVVELSGEYLVIESSLRDRVLGKAGASGKNYAGISGKALQELTYVHPFGLKDNCRVITVDYVTKEDGTGLVHTAPGHGQEDFAAGVQHKLDVLMPVDSRGVFTKDAGSFAGQHVFKANENIIADLKARGILFASENISHSYPHCWRCKKPVIFRATKQWFLKVDHNGLREKLQDIIKNQVRWIPDAGMERILGMIAGRPDWCLSRQRHWGVPIPSLICKSCGEESLFPDVIEKFAEIVKKEGSGAWFDPHFKAEILKVVQKCPHCGKNDFDTARDILDVWFDSGVSHRAVLSPMMGQNPPAQMYLEGSDQHRGWFQSSLIPAAAMDGRAPYREVLTHGFVVDGEGRKMSKSLGNVISPLDVMKNSGAEILRLWVASSNYNDDIRLSKEILDRLIDAYRKIRNTFRYLLGNLYDYDPERDEVPHARLLDIDKWALNRLNLALSTVQRAYNGYEFAKAYKGIYAFCNDDLSSFYLDILKDRLYTSSAQSLERRSAQTVLYHIVNYLLRVSAPILTFTSEEIFEVMPKDRGLRAVASVHLLEWLAGRGEWADPQIEEKFGLLLELRPHVMKALDDKRRAGDIGGSLEAKVVLTSASERDYGYLKALEKDLAAVFIVSRVEIRKAGTVEAGTGDAFPKTHIEIGAADGEKCGRCWKYRTDVGKDQEHAGLCGECAEVVRRIPAQDTVKG; encoded by the coding sequence ATGGATTACCAAAAAACCGTCAATCTGCCGCAGACCGCTTTCGCGATGAAAGCGGGACTGGCCCAAAAAGAGCCCCTGATCCTCGAGAAATGGGTGAAGGAGGGACTCTGGACCAGGATCCGCGAGAAGTCGAAGGGCAAGCCCCAGTACACCCTTCACGACGGACCGCCCTACGCCAACGGCAACATCCACATCGGCCACGCCCTGAACAAGATCCTCAAGGACATGATCGTCAAGATGAAGACCATGCAGGGGTTCGACAGCTGGTATGTCCCCGGCTGGGACTGCCACGGCCTGCCGATCGAACACCAGCTTTTGAAAGAGCAGAAGAAGCGCAAGTCGGACGTGGACGGCCCCCAATTCCGCAAGGACGCCCACGCCTATGCCATGAAATACGTCGGCATTCAGCGCGACCAGTTCAAGCGGCTCGGCGTGTTCGGCGATTGGGACAACCCCTACCTGACGCTCGCCCCGGAATACGAATACTGGATCCTGGACTCTCTCGCCCGCTTGACCCGCGAAGAGTACGTTTATCGGGGCCTGAAGCCGGTCAACTGGTGCTTCGACTGCGAGACCGCACTCGCCGAAGCCGAGGTGGAATACGAAAATCACACATCACCGTCGGTTTATGTCAAATTTAAGGTGAATAATCCGGAGAAGGCCTGGGGCCATCAATTTTCTAAACCGGTTTATTTGCTGGTCTGGACAACGACGCCGTGGACCCTGCTGGCGAACGTCGCCGTTGCCGTTCATCCGAATTATGAATACATGGTTGTTGAGTTGTCCGGGGAATATCTGGTCATCGAAAGTTCGTTGCGGGACCGAGTTTTGGGAAAGGCCGGAGCGTCCGGGAAAAATTATGCCGGGATTTCAGGCAAGGCCCTGCAGGAGCTGACCTATGTTCACCCGTTCGGCCTCAAGGACAACTGCCGCGTCATCACCGTGGATTATGTCACGAAAGAAGACGGCACCGGGCTGGTGCACACGGCGCCTGGGCACGGCCAGGAAGACTTCGCCGCCGGCGTTCAACACAAGCTCGACGTCCTGATGCCGGTGGACAGCCGGGGCGTTTTCACCAAGGACGCCGGGAGTTTCGCCGGACAGCACGTGTTCAAGGCCAATGAGAACATCATCGCGGACTTGAAGGCCAGAGGCATCCTGTTCGCGTCCGAAAATATCAGCCATTCGTATCCTCACTGCTGGCGCTGCAAAAAACCGGTGATTTTCCGCGCGACCAAACAGTGGTTTTTAAAAGTGGACCACAACGGCCTGCGCGAAAAACTGCAGGACATCATCAAGAACCAGGTCCGCTGGATTCCGGACGCGGGGATGGAACGGATCCTCGGGATGATCGCCGGCCGCCCGGACTGGTGCCTTTCGCGCCAGCGGCACTGGGGCGTGCCGATCCCGTCGTTGATCTGCAAATCGTGCGGTGAGGAGAGCCTGTTCCCGGACGTGATAGAGAAGTTTGCGGAAATTGTCAAAAAAGAGGGCAGCGGCGCGTGGTTTGACCCCCATTTTAAAGCAGAGATCCTGAAGGTTGTTCAAAAATGCCCGCATTGCGGCAAAAATGATTTTGACACGGCCCGCGACATCCTCGACGTCTGGTTCGATTCCGGGGTGAGCCACCGCGCGGTCCTGTCGCCGATGATGGGCCAGAACCCGCCGGCCCAGATGTATCTGGAGGGTTCGGACCAGCACCGGGGGTGGTTCCAGTCGTCCCTGATCCCTGCCGCGGCGATGGACGGGCGCGCTCCTTACAGGGAAGTCCTCACGCACGGCTTTGTCGTGGATGGGGAAGGGCGCAAGATGTCCAAGTCACTCGGCAACGTGATCTCGCCTTTGGACGTGATGAAGAACAGCGGGGCCGAGATCCTGCGGCTCTGGGTCGCGTCGAGCAATTACAACGACGACATCCGCCTGTCCAAGGAGATCCTGGACCGGCTGATCGACGCCTACCGGAAAATCCGCAATACGTTCCGGTATCTGCTGGGCAATCTCTACGATTACGACCCTGAGCGGGACGAGGTCCCGCACGCCCGGTTATTGGACATCGACAAGTGGGCGCTGAACCGGCTGAACTTGGCGTTGTCGACGGTGCAACGCGCGTACAACGGCTATGAATTCGCCAAGGCGTACAAGGGGATTTACGCGTTTTGCAACGACGATCTGTCCAGCTTTTACCTTGACATCCTAAAAGATCGGCTGTATACTTCATCCGCTCAATCGCTGGAAAGACGCAGCGCACAGACCGTTCTTTACCACATCGTGAATTATCTGCTGCGGGTTTCGGCTCCCATTTTGACGTTCACTTCCGAAGAGATTTTTGAGGTCATGCCCAAGGACCGGGGACTTCGCGCCGTTGCCAGCGTTCATCTGCTGGAATGGCTGGCCGGCCGCGGCGAATGGGCGGACCCGCAGATCGAAGAGAAGTTCGGCTTGCTCCTGGAACTGAGGCCGCACGTCATGAAGGCCCTGGACGACAAGCGCCGCGCCGGAGACATCGGCGGGTCGCTGGAGGCCAAGGTGGTCTTGACGTCGGCGAGCGAGCGTGATTACGGATATTTGAAGGCTCTTGAGAAAGATCTTGCCGCGGTTTTCATCGTGTCCCGGGTGGAGATCCGCAAGGCCGGCACGGTGGAGGCCGGGACCGGCGACGCGTTCCCGAAAACGCACATCGAGATCGGGGCGGCCGACGGCGAAAAATGCGGCCGTTGCTGGAAGTACCGGACGGACGTGGGCAAGGACCAGGAACACGCGGGCCTGTGCGGCGAGTGCGCCGAGGTTGTCCGCCGGATTCCTGCGCAGGACACAGTCAAGGGTTGA
- the mtnP gene encoding S-methyl-5'-thioadenosine phosphorylase, with protein sequence MAKVGIIGGSGLYQMEGLERVEELSLMTPFGQPSCNLIAGRIDGVDVVFLPRHGKGHRISPSEINYRANIFSMKKLGVEAIVSVSACGSLKEEIKPMDFVVPDQFVDWTKGKRLDTFFGNGIVAHVPMAQPVAPEIRQALVETAKELNITALDGGTYINIEGPQFSTLAESRLYRAWGLDIIGMTNVTEAKLAREAEISYATLAAVTDYDCWHPAHESVTVEMILDCLGKNVENAKKILRAAVPKIGRLAQFSAQGAMKYSIVTNRQLMPEDKKKELDLLIGKYLK encoded by the coding sequence ATGGCCAAGGTCGGTATTATCGGCGGCAGCGGTTTGTATCAGATGGAAGGTCTGGAGCGGGTGGAGGAGCTGTCCCTGATGACGCCGTTCGGCCAGCCGTCCTGCAACCTGATCGCGGGCCGGATCGACGGCGTGGACGTGGTGTTCCTGCCCCGCCACGGCAAGGGGCACCGGATATCCCCCAGCGAGATCAATTACCGCGCCAATATTTTTTCCATGAAGAAACTGGGCGTGGAAGCGATCGTGTCGGTGTCGGCCTGCGGCAGCTTGAAAGAAGAGATCAAGCCGATGGATTTTGTGGTGCCGGACCAGTTCGTGGATTGGACCAAAGGCAAGCGCCTGGACACCTTTTTCGGGAACGGGATCGTGGCCCACGTGCCCATGGCCCAACCGGTGGCCCCGGAGATCCGGCAGGCCCTGGTGGAAACGGCCAAGGAATTGAACATCACGGCGCTTGACGGCGGAACGTACATCAATATCGAGGGCCCGCAGTTCTCGACGCTGGCGGAGTCCCGGCTTTACCGGGCCTGGGGGCTGGACATCATCGGCATGACCAACGTGACCGAGGCCAAGCTCGCGCGCGAGGCGGAGATTTCCTACGCGACGCTGGCGGCCGTGACCGACTACGACTGCTGGCATCCTGCGCACGAGTCGGTGACGGTGGAGATGATCCTCGATTGTCTCGGCAAGAACGTGGAGAACGCGAAAAAGATCCTGCGCGCGGCGGTCCCGAAGATCGGCCGCCTGGCACAGTTCAGCGCCCAGGGCGCCATGAAATATTCCATCGTGACCAACAGGCAGTTGATGCCGGAAGACAAGAAGAAGGAACTGGACCTTTTGATCGGGAAATATTTAAAGTAG
- a CDS encoding YggS family pyridoxal phosphate-dependent enzyme: MIQDRISQLRGRIAEICRKANRDPKEITVIGVTKYTTVDKMKEAVSCGITDLGENRVQDAQGKFALLDQARLKYTKHLIGHLQSNKAKLAVPFFDVIQSVDSLPLAHEIDRQAERLNKETVNILVQINTSGEAQKSGVAKADALKLMDELVKLKRIQILGLMTMAPLTEDKSVVRQTFRDLRLVRDQVDELFKGNPKVRMQHLSMGMSQDFEIAIQEGSNMVRIGTAIFGE, encoded by the coding sequence ATGATTCAGGACCGGATTTCCCAGTTGCGAGGCAGGATCGCCGAGATCTGCCGGAAGGCCAATCGAGACCCCAAAGAGATTACGGTCATTGGGGTTACAAAGTACACGACCGTTGACAAGATGAAGGAAGCCGTGTCCTGCGGGATCACGGACCTGGGGGAGAACCGGGTTCAGGACGCGCAGGGGAAATTTGCTCTTCTGGACCAGGCTCGCCTGAAATACACCAAGCACCTCATCGGCCATTTGCAGTCCAACAAGGCGAAGCTGGCCGTTCCGTTTTTCGACGTGATCCAGTCGGTGGACAGCCTGCCGCTGGCCCACGAGATCGACCGCCAGGCCGAACGGTTGAATAAAGAAACGGTCAATATTTTGGTCCAGATCAACACGTCGGGTGAAGCCCAGAAGTCCGGCGTGGCCAAGGCCGACGCTTTGAAACTGATGGATGAGCTGGTCAAGCTCAAGCGCATCCAAATTTTGGGTCTGATGACCATGGCCCCGCTGACGGAAGACAAAAGCGTTGTCCGCCAGACGTTCCGCGACCTGCGGCTGGTCCGCGACCAGGTCGATGAGCTTTTTAAAGGCAATCCCAAGGTCCGGATGCAGCACCTGTCCATGGGGATGAGCCAGGATTTCGAAATCGCCATCCAAGAAGGATCGAACATGGTCCGCATCGGCACGGCGATATTTGGAGAATGA